In Nocardioides sp. zg-1228, a single window of DNA contains:
- a CDS encoding BlaI/MecI/CopY family transcriptional regulator: MSPRSPRMGELEQAVLEVLWDLDATSGRDAPGASGREVHERLTSHRDRELAYTTVMTVLDRLARKDVVVRRRDGRAFRYSPRLTRAAMTAELMHEALPETGRDREQALVSFVGEASPEDLAALRRALHEIG, encoded by the coding sequence ATGAGTCCAAGGTCCCCCCGGATGGGAGAGCTCGAGCAGGCCGTCCTCGAGGTGCTCTGGGACCTCGACGCCACCTCCGGCCGGGACGCTCCGGGCGCGAGCGGGCGCGAGGTGCACGAGCGCCTCACCAGCCACCGCGACCGCGAGCTCGCCTACACGACCGTGATGACCGTCCTCGACCGGCTCGCGCGCAAGGACGTCGTCGTACGCCGTCGCGACGGTCGTGCGTTCCGCTACTCCCCGCGGCTCACCCGCGCCGCGATGACGGCCGAGCTGATGCACGAGGCGCTCCCCGAGACCGGCCGCGACCGCGAGCAGGCCCTCGTCTCGTTCGTCGGCGAGGCCAGCCCCGAGGACCTCGCCGCGCTGCGTCGCGCCCTCCACGAGATCGGCTGA
- the cydD gene encoding thiol reductant ABC exporter subunit CydD, with protein MKPLDPAVLTHLRPARGALAVVVAGGIVGGVATVAQAFALGALVVAAVSPPDGGWQTAALAFGAAVLVRTLAAYAGQRAAARAGGEVSGALRQRLLDAARRTDGVAPARLVVLATRGVAGVEPYVTRYLPSLVPAAVLPVLTLAAITWLDPLSGLVVALTLPLIPVFAVLVGLTTRDRARTQWRALEALSGHFLDVVRGLPTLVAHNRAEAQVATIRSVTHRYRRATVDTLRLAFASSSVLELVATLSVALVAVTVGLRLASGSVGFEVALTVLLLAPEAYWPLRRVGAEFHAAAEGTAALADADALLAEAAGDSPAAAARPDSPALATRGLEIGYAGPLAAPLTAPLDLDLPLRGLVAVAGPSGCGKSTLLATLRGELAPLAGDVLVGGTALDQVDPAWWHAQVAWAPQRPFLLADTITANVRLGRPGASDAEVREALRSVGMDDVVRALPDGPATVLGEDGAGLSAGQRARIGLARVVLADRPVVLLDEPSAHLDEETEQVLLDTLAVLARRSLVVVVAHRPAVLAAADRVVRLTPSPAAGSAEPTGAVGSPEAAEAAAGAPADRPATAPVVVAAEDDDARPRWGLRTATVLGALSTASGVALTATAGWLITRASEQPPVLYLMVAIVGVRLFGLARPVLRHAERVLSHDVVLRELAERRAAVFADLVPLVPGRLGPRRGDLLTQVVDDVDALLDDRLRVRQPVVTAVLVGVAAACLAALVSPVAGAVVLAVAATGGLAFVLARRGTAAAEPQVVAHRALLGTRVEELVHGVRELEQWGATQRALDSVRAESDALSRALRRSARAVAAGTALTTVAAGAGVVAVAALVDPSSTTPARLALLLLVPLALADATGTLADAGALAVRARAARERLDRLAQTPPAVTDPDVPAAMPEAYDVAMHHAELGWTERPALALEHLALRPGEHLGVTGPSGSGKSTLAATLVRFIDPLAGEVMLGGTDLRRLALHDVRRRVGLVDDDPHVFASTVAENVRLARPGADDDAVRAALDRASLGPWVDALPAGIHTHVGDGRREVSGGERARLALARSLLADPPVLVLDEPTAHLDGPTARAVADEMLGSAARAGRSIVWITHGTVGLDAMDRVVHLEPGAAPSVSGRALARSATAG; from the coding sequence GTGAAGCCGCTCGACCCGGCCGTCCTCACCCACCTCCGACCCGCTCGCGGCGCGCTGGCCGTCGTCGTCGCCGGCGGGATCGTGGGCGGCGTCGCCACGGTGGCGCAGGCGTTCGCCCTCGGGGCGCTCGTCGTCGCGGCCGTCTCGCCGCCCGACGGTGGGTGGCAGACCGCCGCCTTGGCGTTCGGTGCGGCCGTGCTGGTGCGCACGCTCGCGGCCTACGCCGGCCAGCGGGCGGCGGCGCGCGCCGGCGGCGAGGTGTCGGGCGCGCTGCGCCAGCGGCTGCTGGACGCCGCCCGCCGCACCGACGGCGTCGCCCCGGCCCGGCTCGTCGTCCTCGCCACGCGCGGGGTGGCGGGCGTCGAGCCCTACGTGACCCGCTACCTGCCGTCCCTGGTGCCGGCCGCCGTGCTGCCGGTCCTCACCCTCGCGGCGATCACCTGGCTCGACCCGCTGTCGGGCCTCGTCGTCGCCCTCACCCTCCCCCTCATCCCGGTCTTCGCGGTCCTCGTCGGGCTCACCACCCGCGACCGCGCCCGGACGCAGTGGCGCGCCCTCGAGGCGCTCTCGGGCCACTTCCTCGACGTGGTGCGCGGCCTGCCGACGCTCGTCGCGCACAACCGCGCGGAGGCGCAGGTCGCGACGATCCGCTCGGTCACCCACCGCTACCGCCGCGCCACGGTCGACACCCTCCGCCTCGCGTTCGCCTCCTCGTCGGTGCTCGAGCTCGTCGCGACGCTGTCCGTGGCGCTGGTGGCCGTGACCGTGGGCCTGCGGCTCGCCTCCGGGTCCGTCGGCTTCGAGGTCGCCCTCACCGTCCTGCTCCTCGCCCCCGAGGCCTACTGGCCGCTGCGCCGGGTCGGTGCCGAGTTCCACGCCGCCGCCGAGGGCACCGCCGCCCTGGCCGACGCCGACGCGCTCCTCGCCGAGGCCGCGGGCGACTCCCCCGCCGCCGCCGCGCGGCCCGACTCCCCGGCGCTGGCGACGAGGGGCCTCGAGATCGGCTACGCCGGCCCCCTCGCGGCACCCCTCACCGCGCCGCTCGACCTCGACCTCCCCCTCCGCGGGCTGGTCGCCGTCGCCGGTCCGTCCGGGTGCGGCAAGTCCACCCTCCTGGCCACCCTCCGCGGCGAGCTCGCCCCGCTCGCGGGCGACGTGCTCGTGGGCGGCACCGCGCTCGACCAGGTCGACCCGGCGTGGTGGCACGCGCAGGTCGCCTGGGCGCCGCAGCGGCCGTTCCTGCTCGCCGACACGATCACCGCCAACGTCCGGCTCGGCCGTCCCGGGGCGAGCGACGCGGAGGTCCGCGAGGCGCTGCGCAGCGTCGGGATGGACGACGTCGTGCGCGCCCTGCCCGACGGGCCGGCCACCGTGCTCGGCGAGGACGGAGCCGGGCTGTCCGCGGGCCAGCGGGCCCGCATCGGGCTCGCCCGCGTCGTGCTCGCCGATCGCCCGGTCGTGCTCCTCGACGAGCCCAGCGCCCACCTGGACGAGGAGACCGAGCAGGTGCTGCTCGACACCCTGGCCGTCCTCGCCCGCCGCAGCCTGGTCGTCGTGGTGGCCCACCGCCCGGCCGTGCTCGCCGCCGCCGACCGCGTCGTACGCCTGACCCCCTCCCCCGCCGCCGGGAGCGCCGAGCCCACCGGGGCCGTCGGGTCCCCCGAGGCTGCCGAGGCCGCCGCAGGCGCGCCCGCCGATCGCCCCGCGACCGCGCCCGTCGTGGTGGCCGCCGAGGACGACGACGCCCGACCCCGCTGGGGACTCCGGACCGCCACGGTGCTCGGCGCGCTGTCCACCGCCTCCGGCGTCGCGCTCACCGCCACCGCCGGCTGGCTGATCACCCGCGCCAGCGAGCAGCCGCCCGTGCTCTACCTCATGGTCGCGATCGTCGGCGTGCGCCTCTTCGGCCTCGCCCGGCCCGTGCTGCGGCACGCCGAGCGCGTGCTGAGCCACGACGTGGTGCTGCGCGAGCTGGCCGAGCGGCGGGCCGCCGTCTTCGCCGACCTGGTGCCCCTCGTTCCCGGTCGCCTCGGGCCACGCCGTGGCGACCTGCTCACCCAGGTCGTTGACGACGTCGACGCGCTGCTCGACGACCGCCTGCGGGTCCGCCAGCCGGTCGTGACCGCCGTGCTGGTCGGCGTGGCGGCGGCCTGCCTCGCGGCACTCGTGTCCCCCGTCGCCGGCGCCGTCGTGCTGGCGGTCGCGGCCACGGGCGGCCTCGCCTTCGTGCTCGCGCGGCGCGGCACCGCGGCGGCCGAGCCGCAGGTGGTGGCCCACCGGGCGCTGCTGGGCACCCGGGTCGAGGAGCTCGTCCACGGCGTGCGCGAGCTCGAGCAGTGGGGCGCGACCCAGCGTGCGCTGGACTCCGTGCGGGCGGAGTCGGACGCGCTCTCGCGCGCCCTGCGACGCTCGGCGCGCGCCGTCGCGGCCGGCACCGCCCTGACCACCGTCGCGGCGGGTGCCGGCGTCGTCGCGGTCGCGGCGCTCGTCGACCCGTCGAGCACCACCCCGGCCCGCCTGGCCCTGCTGCTCCTGGTGCCGCTGGCCCTGGCCGACGCCACCGGGACCCTCGCCGACGCCGGCGCGCTGGCGGTCCGCGCCCGCGCCGCGCGCGAGCGCCTCGACCGGCTCGCCCAGACTCCCCCCGCGGTCACCGACCCCGACGTGCCCGCCGCGATGCCCGAGGCGTACGACGTCGCGATGCACCACGCCGAGCTCGGCTGGACCGAGCGGCCGGCGCTGGCGCTGGAGCACCTCGCGCTGCGTCCCGGTGAGCACCTCGGCGTCACGGGGCCGTCCGGCTCGGGCAAGTCGACGCTCGCCGCCACGCTGGTCCGCTTCATCGACCCCCTCGCGGGAGAGGTCATGCTCGGCGGCACCGACCTGCGGCGGCTCGCGCTCCACGACGTACGCCGGCGCGTGGGGCTCGTCGACGACGACCCGCACGTCTTCGCCTCCACCGTCGCCGAGAACGTCCGGCTCGCGCGCCCCGGGGCCGACGACGACGCGGTCCGCGCCGCGCTCGACCGCGCGTCGCTCGGCCCCTGGGTCGACGCGCTCCCGGCCGGCATCCACACCCACGTCGGCGACGGCCGGCGCGAGGTGTCCGGCGGCGAGAGGGCGCGACTGGCGCTGGCCCGCTCCCTGCTGGCGGATCCGCCCGTCCTGGTCCTCGACGAGCCGACCGCCCACCTCGACGGCCCGACCGCTCGCGCCGTCGCCGACGAGATGCTCGGCTCCGCCGCGCGCGCGGGCCGCTCGATCGTGTGGATCACCCACGGCACCGTGGGCCTCGACGCGATGGACCGGGTGGTCCACCTGGAGCCGGGGGCGGCGCCCTCGGTCAGTGGGCGTGCTCTCGCGAGGAGCGCAACGGCAGGGTGA
- a CDS encoding M4 family metallopeptidase yields the protein MKLLNRGLALAVVGAGLAAVPTLGVQATAAPSAEPSLLSQLRDQAEGSVAISKEAATGKAGFVRTNGDLLPGRAARDAAGASAKADAYLDEFAGVLGARSSELEQVRVDAGPLGWTVTYTQAYQGVPVFGSTLKANVDKQGDLTSVTGYAAPDLSLSTTPATTAGEAGEAAVAIVKEFPPTSADSSAADTTGLRAGDAELVVYRKGSVKGEDGDAVLAWQVDVSNVTAKGGSVHDVLFLDATSLKPVNRYSRIHEALDRELLTVTDDGGTPDEVSDDVRERVWQEGDPFPGALDQDQQNLLISSEETYNLYANMFGRDSWDGAGARMITVHNRSDRCPNASWNGTFASYCPGVYDDDTVAHEWSHAYTQETSGLIYQWQAGALNESMSDVFGEVVDLVNNREDEGEGDLSAKRPDGLCSTHSPALPQLTINSPSSIAKDCLTGGASFGRPLTGAGISGDVAAPTDAVEAGGGTNLDGCSPYDQDVTGKVVLVNRGLCSFEEKAEVATAEGAAALIIGNREEAPLGMSGADQTLVSTVSIGLSDRESIRTAIASGATVNVTMRDVGGDRFDSYRWLLSEKSSAFGGAIRDMWNPTCHGDPGKVSDAEYKCGTDDAGGVHSNSGVPNHAFALAVDGGAYNGQTSTGLGLDKAVNLWWRAQSAYLTPTSDFTDLADGLEASCADLTGKPINKITLGAGDVQPAAPITAADCGELAKVISATELRKEPVQCDFQPLLDPSAPSLCGDGFVTDVAWSEDFEDGLAGWTAGKEVVYPGGLNEPWVSTSVEGHPGKVAFGPAPDKGECSGTAGDFSSRDSISSPVVEVGEMLHPKLTFDHSVSTELGYDGGNLKVSINGGAFETVPADAYLYNAPIELAEAGNTNPLAGEPGFTGTDGGTLKSGWGTSVVDMDALGLVSGDTMQLRFDIGRDGCGGVIGWSVDNVKLVDCKLPTKVAVVRKPEPSTFGEASTVDVTVSRDGSVGSAPTGTVKVTDAAGKELGTAELGANGKATVALPADLPIGANALTASYLGNRTQAPSKAAFTATVVGASSTKARSKTKVTVKPSRPKAGTKVTFVVKVKADVKVTGKVTVKIGGKKYKATVKKGKATVSIAKGLKAGKYKAKATYLGSDTVKRSTDTVKFTVRR from the coding sequence GTGAAGCTCCTCAACAGGGGGCTTGCACTCGCCGTCGTGGGCGCCGGCCTGGCCGCCGTCCCCACGCTCGGAGTGCAGGCAACAGCGGCACCGAGTGCCGAACCTTCGCTGCTCTCGCAGCTGCGCGACCAGGCCGAGGGCTCGGTCGCCATCAGCAAGGAAGCCGCCACCGGCAAGGCCGGTTTCGTCCGCACCAACGGTGACCTGCTTCCCGGCAGGGCCGCCCGCGATGCGGCCGGTGCCAGCGCCAAGGCCGACGCCTACCTCGACGAGTTCGCCGGTGTGCTCGGCGCGCGCAGCAGCGAGCTCGAGCAGGTGCGGGTGGACGCCGGCCCGCTCGGCTGGACCGTCACCTACACCCAGGCCTACCAAGGCGTCCCGGTCTTCGGATCGACCCTCAAGGCCAACGTGGACAAGCAGGGCGACCTCACCTCGGTCACCGGCTATGCCGCGCCCGACCTGTCGCTGAGCACCACGCCGGCGACCACCGCCGGCGAGGCCGGCGAGGCCGCGGTCGCGATCGTCAAGGAGTTCCCGCCCACCTCCGCCGACTCCTCTGCCGCCGACACCACCGGCCTGCGCGCGGGCGACGCCGAGCTCGTCGTCTACCGCAAGGGCTCGGTCAAGGGCGAGGACGGCGACGCCGTGCTCGCCTGGCAGGTGGACGTGTCCAACGTGACCGCGAAGGGCGGGAGCGTCCACGACGTCCTGTTCCTCGACGCCACCAGCCTCAAGCCGGTCAACCGCTACTCGCGCATCCACGAGGCGCTCGACCGCGAGCTGCTGACCGTCACCGACGACGGCGGCACCCCTGACGAGGTCAGCGACGACGTGCGCGAGCGGGTGTGGCAGGAGGGCGACCCGTTCCCGGGCGCCCTCGACCAGGACCAGCAGAACCTGCTGATCTCGAGCGAGGAGACCTACAACCTCTACGCGAACATGTTCGGCCGCGACTCCTGGGACGGCGCCGGTGCTCGGATGATCACCGTGCACAACCGCTCGGACCGCTGCCCCAACGCCTCGTGGAACGGCACCTTCGCCAGCTACTGCCCCGGTGTCTACGACGACGACACCGTGGCGCACGAGTGGAGCCACGCCTACACCCAGGAGACCTCCGGGCTGATCTACCAGTGGCAGGCCGGTGCGCTCAACGAGTCGATGTCGGACGTGTTCGGCGAGGTCGTGGACCTGGTCAACAACCGTGAGGACGAGGGTGAGGGCGACCTCTCCGCCAAGCGTCCCGACGGACTGTGCTCCACGCACTCCCCCGCGCTCCCGCAGCTCACGATCAACTCGCCCTCGTCGATCGCGAAGGACTGCCTCACCGGCGGTGCGTCGTTCGGCAGGCCGCTGACGGGCGCGGGCATCAGCGGCGACGTCGCGGCCCCCACCGACGCGGTCGAGGCCGGCGGCGGCACCAACCTCGACGGCTGCTCGCCCTACGACCAGGACGTGACCGGCAAGGTCGTCCTCGTCAACCGCGGCCTGTGCTCCTTCGAGGAGAAGGCCGAGGTCGCCACCGCCGAGGGCGCAGCCGCGCTCATCATCGGCAACCGCGAGGAGGCGCCGCTGGGCATGTCGGGTGCCGACCAGACCCTCGTCAGCACCGTCTCGATCGGTCTCTCCGACCGCGAGTCCATCCGCACCGCCATCGCCTCCGGCGCGACGGTCAACGTCACCATGCGCGACGTGGGCGGCGACCGCTTCGACTCCTACCGCTGGCTGCTGAGCGAGAAGTCGTCGGCGTTCGGCGGTGCCATCCGCGACATGTGGAACCCGACCTGCCACGGCGACCCGGGCAAGGTGTCGGACGCCGAGTACAAGTGCGGCACCGACGACGCCGGCGGCGTGCACAGCAACTCCGGCGTCCCCAACCACGCGTTCGCCCTCGCGGTGGACGGTGGCGCCTACAACGGCCAGACCTCGACCGGTCTCGGTCTCGACAAGGCCGTCAACCTCTGGTGGCGTGCGCAGTCGGCCTACCTGACGCCGACGTCGGACTTCACCGACCTGGCCGACGGCCTCGAGGCGTCCTGCGCCGACCTGACCGGCAAGCCGATCAACAAGATCACCCTGGGTGCCGGCGACGTCCAGCCGGCGGCGCCGATCACGGCCGCCGACTGCGGCGAGCTCGCCAAGGTCATCTCGGCCACGGAGCTCCGCAAGGAGCCGGTGCAGTGCGACTTCCAGCCGCTGCTCGACCCGAGCGCGCCGTCGCTGTGCGGTGACGGCTTCGTCACCGACGTCGCCTGGAGCGAGGACTTCGAGGACGGCCTGGCCGGCTGGACCGCCGGCAAGGAGGTCGTCTACCCGGGCGGCCTCAACGAGCCGTGGGTCTCCACGTCGGTCGAGGGACACCCGGGCAAGGTCGCCTTCGGCCCCGCCCCGGACAAGGGCGAGTGCTCCGGCACGGCCGGCGACTTCTCCAGCCGCGACTCGATCTCCAGCCCGGTGGTCGAGGTCGGTGAGATGCTCCACCCCAAGCTGACCTTCGACCACTCGGTCTCGACCGAGCTCGGCTACGACGGCGGCAACCTCAAGGTGAGCATCAACGGCGGCGCGTTCGAGACGGTCCCGGCGGACGCGTACCTCTACAACGCACCGATCGAGCTCGCCGAGGCGGGCAACACCAACCCGCTGGCCGGGGAGCCGGGCTTCACCGGCACCGACGGTGGCACCCTCAAGTCGGGCTGGGGCACGTCCGTGGTCGACATGGACGCGCTCGGCCTGGTCTCCGGCGACACGATGCAGCTGCGCTTCGACATCGGTCGCGACGGCTGCGGCGGCGTCATCGGCTGGTCGGTCGACAACGTCAAGCTGGTCGACTGCAAGCTGCCGACCAAGGTCGCCGTGGTGCGCAAGCCCGAGCCGAGCACGTTCGGCGAGGCCTCCACGGTGGACGTGACCGTGTCCCGCGACGGCAGCGTCGGCTCGGCCCCCACCGGCACCGTCAAGGTGACCGACGCCGCGGGCAAGGAGCTCGGCACCGCCGAGCTCGGCGCCAACGGCAAGGCCACCGTGGCCCTGCCGGCCGACCTCCCGATCGGCGCCAACGCGCTGACCGCGAGCTACCTCGGCAACCGTACGCAGGCGCCGTCGAAGGCGGCGTTCACCGCGACGGTCGTCGGCGCCTCCTCCACCAAGGCCCGGTCGAAGACCAAGGTCACGGTCAAGCCGAGCAGGCCGAAGGCCGGCACGAAGGTGACCTTCGTCGTCAAGGTCAAGGCCGACGTCAAGGTCACCGGCAAGGTCACGGTCAAGATCGGCGGCAAGAAGTACAAGGCCACGGTCAAGAAGGGCAAGGCCACGGTGTCGATCGCCAAGGGCCTGAAGGCCGGAAAGTACAAGGCGAAGGCGACCTACCTCGGGTCCGACACCGTCAAGCGCAGCACCGACACGGTGAAGTTCACCGTCAGGCGCTGA
- a CDS encoding M56 family metallopeptidase, whose translation MPTPLVLGVLAVLLAGPLPWALSRWTRLRRTPAAAMLLWQSTALAAVLAALGVGLSLVTACLWGPGASRSDVAVAALALGMTLVVLARLLLSGHRTGTSLRRIRREHRDRVDLVARRDGELSVLEHPLPVAYCVPGMSGSRIVVSHSTLTRLAPAELAAVLEHERSHLRSRHDLALEAFTVLHRAFPRWVASAAARDEVEVLVEVLADRAACQDGHRRALLSALLTLAGTPAPAGALGSGGSIAARVEVLRDPRPRRVQAAAVSLLAVLILAAPTLQVVLPWLSGLDAT comes from the coding sequence ATGCCGACCCCCCTCGTCCTCGGCGTGCTCGCCGTGCTGCTGGCCGGGCCGCTGCCGTGGGCCCTGTCGCGCTGGACCCGTCTGCGGCGGACGCCGGCCGCGGCGATGCTGCTGTGGCAGAGCACGGCGCTGGCTGCCGTCCTGGCTGCCCTCGGTGTCGGGTTGTCCCTGGTGACCGCCTGCCTGTGGGGGCCCGGAGCCTCGAGGAGCGACGTCGCCGTGGCGGCGCTCGCGCTCGGCATGACCCTCGTGGTGCTGGCGAGGCTGCTGCTGAGCGGCCACCGCACCGGCACCTCCTTGCGGCGGATCCGGCGCGAGCACCGCGACCGGGTCGACCTGGTCGCCCGTCGTGACGGTGAGCTGTCGGTGCTCGAGCACCCACTGCCGGTGGCCTACTGCGTGCCCGGCATGAGTGGCTCGCGCATCGTGGTGTCGCACTCCACCCTGACCCGGCTCGCCCCCGCCGAGCTCGCCGCCGTCCTCGAGCACGAGCGCTCCCACCTGCGCTCACGCCACGACCTGGCGCTCGAGGCGTTCACGGTGCTGCACCGCGCGTTCCCGCGCTGGGTCGCCAGTGCGGCCGCCCGCGACGAGGTGGAGGTGCTGGTCGAGGTGCTCGCCGACCGGGCAGCGTGCCAGGACGGCCACCGACGGGCCCTGCTCTCGGCCCTGCTGACGCTGGCCGGCACGCCCGCCCCTGCCGGCGCCCTCGGGTCGGGCGGCTCGATCGCGGCCCGGGTCGAGGTGCTGCGCGACCCGCGTCCGCGCCGGGTGCAGGCCGCAGCCGTCTCGCTGCTCGCCGTGCTGATCCTGGCCGCGCCCACGCTGCAGGTGGTCCTGCCCTGGCTGAGCGGCCTCGACGCGACCTGA
- the cydB gene encoding cytochrome d ubiquinol oxidase subunit II, translating into MELTTVWFALIAVLWVGYFCLEGFDFGVGMLLPVLARDETERRVMINTIGPVWDGNEVWVLVAGGATFAAFPEWYATLFSGFYLPLLLILVALIVRGVSFEYRHKREEIAWKGRWDQAIIWGSFVPAVLWGVAFANIVAGVPIDADKEFTGSMLTLLNPYGLLGGLVTLTLFATHGALFVALKTDGDIRHRARDLALRIGVLAAVLAVVFLVWTQLKTGDTLSAIAFAGAALALIGGLVSAAAGREGWAFTGTFVTIALAVGGLFLALFPDVMPSTTDPAFSLTTTNAAATAYTLKVMTWVAVIFTPIVLGYQAWTYWVFRRRISTHHIPTAVLAESPQ; encoded by the coding sequence ATGGAACTGACCACCGTCTGGTTCGCCCTGATCGCCGTGTTGTGGGTCGGCTACTTCTGCCTGGAGGGCTTCGACTTCGGCGTCGGCATGCTCCTGCCGGTGCTGGCCCGCGACGAGACCGAGCGCCGCGTCATGATCAACACCATCGGCCCGGTGTGGGACGGCAACGAGGTGTGGGTGCTGGTCGCAGGCGGCGCCACCTTCGCGGCCTTCCCCGAGTGGTACGCGACGCTGTTCAGCGGGTTCTACCTCCCGCTGCTGCTGATCCTCGTCGCGCTGATCGTGCGCGGCGTCTCCTTCGAGTACCGCCACAAGCGGGAGGAGATCGCGTGGAAGGGGCGCTGGGACCAGGCGATCATCTGGGGGTCGTTCGTGCCCGCCGTGCTCTGGGGCGTCGCGTTCGCCAACATCGTCGCGGGCGTGCCGATCGACGCCGACAAGGAGTTCACCGGCAGCATGCTCACGCTGCTCAACCCCTACGGGCTGCTCGGCGGCCTGGTCACGCTGACGCTCTTCGCCACGCACGGCGCCCTGTTCGTCGCCCTCAAGACCGACGGCGACATCCGCCACCGCGCCCGCGACCTCGCCCTGCGGATCGGCGTGCTCGCCGCTGTGCTCGCCGTGGTGTTCCTGGTCTGGACCCAGCTCAAGACCGGCGACACCCTGAGCGCGATCGCCTTCGCGGGCGCCGCCCTCGCCCTCATCGGCGGGCTCGTCTCGGCCGCCGCGGGCCGGGAGGGCTGGGCCTTCACCGGCACCTTCGTCACCATCGCGCTGGCGGTCGGCGGGCTGTTCCTGGCGCTGTTCCCCGACGTGATGCCCTCGACGACCGACCCCGCCTTCTCGCTCACCACCACCAACGCGGCCGCGACGGCCTACACGCTGAAGGTGATGACGTGGGTCGCGGTGATCTTCACCCCGATCGTCCTGGGCTACCAGGCCTGGACCTACTGGGTGTTCCGCCGGCGGATCTCCACGCACCACATCCCCACCGCGGTCCTCGCGGAATCCCCCCAGTGA
- a CDS encoding cytochrome ubiquinol oxidase subunit I, which produces MDVLDIARWQFGIITVYHFLFVPLTIGLTAVIAGLETAWVRTGKEEYLRLTKFFGKLFLINFAIGVVTGIVQEFQFGMNWSDYSRFVGDIFGAPLAVEGLLAFFLESTFLGLWIFGWDKLPRGLHAACMWLVHLGTLASAWFILAANSWMQHPVGYRFNPDSGRAELIDFWAVMFNKVQVITFPHVILAAYMTAGTFVLGVAAYLYMKKRHEADRPMYYGAIRLGAAITLLAGLGVAITGDVQGKVMTEVQPMKMAAAEGLYETSDRCAPFSIFTVGTPDGKEEKFAITVPCVLSFLATGSIDGKVQGIDPLSEEYVEKYGSDPTSKAYTDGDYTPVIPVTYWSFRFMMGLGVFAAAGAALILWMTRKGRQPQVRWLGALGISLPIATTLASSWGWIFTEMGRQPWVVFGLMTTESGVSPGVSVFEAATSLIVLTAIYAVLAVIEVKLLITYVNKGADPYEEPPRVPVGGGSDEDAPLTFAY; this is translated from the coding sequence ATGGACGTCCTCGACATCGCCCGGTGGCAGTTCGGGATCATCACCGTCTACCACTTCCTCTTCGTCCCGTTGACGATCGGGCTCACCGCCGTCATCGCCGGCCTGGAGACCGCCTGGGTGCGCACCGGCAAGGAGGAGTACCTCCGCCTGACCAAGTTCTTCGGCAAGCTCTTCCTGATCAACTTCGCGATCGGCGTCGTCACCGGCATCGTGCAGGAGTTCCAGTTCGGGATGAACTGGTCGGACTACTCACGCTTCGTCGGAGACATCTTCGGCGCCCCGCTGGCCGTGGAGGGCCTGCTGGCCTTCTTCCTCGAGTCGACGTTCCTGGGCCTGTGGATCTTCGGGTGGGACAAGCTCCCCCGCGGCCTGCACGCCGCGTGCATGTGGCTGGTGCACCTCGGCACGCTCGCGTCGGCGTGGTTCATCCTCGCCGCCAACTCGTGGATGCAGCACCCGGTCGGCTACCGGTTCAACCCCGACTCCGGGCGGGCCGAGCTCATCGACTTCTGGGCCGTGATGTTCAACAAGGTCCAGGTCATCACGTTCCCGCACGTGATCCTCGCGGCCTACATGACCGCCGGCACCTTCGTGCTCGGCGTGGCGGCCTACCTCTACATGAAGAAGCGCCACGAGGCCGACCGGCCGATGTACTACGGGGCGATCCGGCTCGGTGCGGCCATCACCCTGCTCGCCGGGCTCGGCGTCGCGATCACCGGCGACGTGCAGGGCAAGGTGATGACCGAGGTCCAGCCGATGAAGATGGCGGCGGCCGAGGGCCTCTACGAGACGAGCGACCGCTGCGCGCCGTTCTCCATCTTCACCGTCGGCACCCCCGACGGGAAGGAGGAGAAGTTCGCCATCACCGTCCCGTGCGTGCTCTCCTTCCTCGCCACCGGCTCCATCGACGGCAAGGTCCAGGGCATCGACCCGCTGAGCGAGGAGTACGTCGAGAAGTACGGCTCCGACCCGACGTCCAAGGCCTACACCGACGGCGACTACACCCCGGTCATCCCGGTGACCTACTGGTCGTTCCGGTTCATGATGGGCCTCGGCGTCTTCGCGGCGGCCGGTGCCGCGCTGATCCTGTGGATGACCCGCAAGGGCCGCCAGCCCCAGGTCCGATGGCTCGGCGCGCTCGGCATCAGCCTGCCCATCGCGACGACGCTGGCCTCGTCCTGGGGGTGGATCTTCACCGAGATGGGTCGCCAGCCCTGGGTCGTGTTCGGGCTGATGACCACCGAGTCCGGGGTGTCGCCGGGAGTCTCGGTCTTCGAGGCGGCGACGTCGCTCATCGTGCTGACGGCGATCTACGCCGTGCTCGCGGTGATCGAGGTCAAGCTGCTCATCACCTACGTGAACAAGGGCGCCGACCCCTACGAGGAGCCGCCCCGCGTCCCGGTCGGCGGCGGCTCCGACGAGGACGCCCCGCTCACCTTCGCCTACTGA